A stretch of Microbacterium sp. LWH3-1.2 DNA encodes these proteins:
- a CDS encoding GspE/PulE family protein, protein MRGLAQTLVLTGAVRAADMSAALAQVGEGPELQRLLVSSKLVTEGQVAEAIALHTGHRYVDLAEMPLDPNVVALVPGTLCRKYGLIPVDRRGDRLTVGVLDPTDIVALDDVASITDLFVEPVVVAEDALTNMFERFLRSDEELSELSMSIEESSEATEAAFTESLEEQDDSAPIVRFVNLLIAQAINDRASDIHVEPGEKQLTVRFRIDGVLHEMQKADRAIQDGIISRLKIMSSIDIAEKRKPQDGRLSVTHENRTVDLRVATLPTVWGEKIVMRILDNTGQTMTMRDLLFSSTNEKRFREAITKPHGMILATGPTGSGKSTSLYTALRSIANPKINVITVEDPVEYRIAGINQVQVNNRAGLTFATALRSILRSDPDVVLVGEIRDFETANISIEAALTGHLVLSTLHTNDAPSALTRLTEIGCEPFLVATALSAVIAQRLARRLCMRCREPLVETSEVLTSLGFPHDPADVPELFKAVGCPACSGTGYRGRVALHEVMTLSDELESLVVTRSTGSEIRQVALEQGMISLREDGWSKVAQGLTTIEEVLRVTV, encoded by the coding sequence GTGAGAGGTCTTGCACAGACGCTGGTGCTCACAGGAGCCGTGAGGGCTGCCGACATGTCGGCCGCCCTTGCTCAGGTGGGCGAAGGTCCGGAGCTGCAGCGATTGCTGGTGAGCTCGAAGCTGGTGACGGAGGGGCAGGTCGCCGAGGCGATCGCCCTGCACACCGGCCACCGGTACGTCGACCTCGCCGAGATGCCGCTCGACCCGAACGTGGTGGCGCTGGTTCCCGGCACTCTGTGCCGCAAGTACGGCCTCATCCCGGTCGACCGGCGGGGGGATCGCCTCACTGTGGGCGTGCTCGACCCGACCGACATCGTCGCGCTCGACGACGTCGCCTCGATCACGGATCTCTTCGTCGAGCCCGTTGTCGTCGCGGAGGACGCGCTGACGAACATGTTCGAGCGGTTCCTGCGTTCGGACGAAGAGCTCAGCGAACTGTCGATGTCGATCGAGGAGTCGAGCGAGGCCACCGAGGCGGCCTTCACCGAGAGCCTCGAAGAGCAGGACGACTCGGCGCCGATCGTGCGCTTCGTGAATCTGCTCATCGCGCAGGCCATCAACGACCGTGCGAGCGACATCCACGTCGAGCCGGGCGAGAAGCAGCTGACCGTGCGGTTCCGCATCGACGGCGTGCTGCACGAGATGCAGAAGGCCGACAGGGCGATCCAGGACGGCATCATCTCGCGCCTGAAGATCATGTCGTCGATCGACATCGCCGAGAAGCGCAAACCGCAGGACGGCCGCCTCTCGGTCACGCATGAGAACCGCACCGTCGACCTCCGCGTCGCGACGCTGCCCACGGTGTGGGGCGAGAAGATCGTCATGCGCATCCTCGACAACACCGGTCAGACGATGACGATGCGCGACCTGCTGTTCTCGAGCACCAACGAGAAGCGGTTCCGCGAGGCGATCACGAAGCCGCACGGGATGATCCTGGCTACAGGGCCGACGGGGTCGGGTAAATCGACGAGCCTCTACACGGCGCTTCGCTCGATCGCGAACCCGAAGATCAACGTCATCACTGTCGAGGACCCGGTCGAGTACCGCATCGCCGGCATCAATCAGGTGCAGGTGAACAACCGTGCCGGACTGACGTTCGCGACGGCGCTGCGGTCGATTCTGCGGTCGGACCCGGATGTGGTGCTCGTCGGTGAGATCCGCGACTTCGAGACGGCGAATATCTCGATCGAGGCGGCGTTGACGGGGCACTTGGTGCTGTCGACTCTGCACACGAACGACGCGCCTTCGGCGTTGACGCGATTGACGGAGATCGGCTGCGAGCCGTTCCTCGTGGCGACCGCGTTGTCGGCGGTGATCGCGCAGCGGTTGGCTCGGCGGCTGTGCATGCGGTGCCGTGAGCCTTTGGTGGAGACCTCGGAGGTGTTGACCTCACTCGGCTTCCCGCATGACCCTGCGGATGTGCCCGAGCTCTTCAAAGCGGTGGGATGCCCCGCCTGCAGCGGCACCGGATACCGCGGGCGGGTCGCGCTGCACGAGGTGATGACGCTGAGCGATGAGCTCGAGTCGCTGGTCGTGACACGGTCGACGGGGTCGGAGATCCGTCAGGTGGCGCTGGAGCAGGGGATGATCTCGCTCCGCGAGGACGGGTGGTCGAAGGTGGCGCAGGGACTCACGACGATCGAAGAGGTGCTGCGGGTCACGGTGTGA
- a CDS encoding YihY/virulence factor BrkB family protein, whose product MADLIAKLTAWALSLRPVRVWFHYLERRGPMLSDSITYRALFSVFAGVLLGFSFASIWLADNPAAWQSLVDAVDAAIPGLLGTGDDGLIDVSTIEAPAGLTVAGIIALVALVGAAIGAIGSLRVALRSLADKVHDDVFWIWVIVRNLVLAIAIGGGFVLSAGATVVGTSFVGAALNWVGISHGPFADFATRSVSIIVVFLLDVAIVALAFVSLSGVKAHPASLWSGAVIGAIGLTVLQQLSSLFVAGAGSNPLLASFASLIALLLWLNLSAQVILLASTWIIVSERQRVDRVRERFGSPTFALRRVRQAEDAVRVATEELEHARADAQREKLAAQKREAKEATGDDTPADQERVPERADRP is encoded by the coding sequence ATGGCGGACCTGATCGCGAAGCTGACGGCCTGGGCACTCTCTCTCCGGCCGGTGCGCGTCTGGTTCCACTACCTCGAACGCCGCGGCCCCATGCTCTCCGACAGCATCACCTATCGGGCGCTGTTCTCGGTGTTCGCGGGAGTGCTGCTCGGCTTCTCGTTCGCCTCGATCTGGCTCGCCGACAACCCTGCTGCGTGGCAGTCGTTGGTCGATGCGGTGGATGCTGCGATCCCCGGCCTGCTCGGAACCGGAGACGACGGCCTCATCGACGTCTCGACGATCGAAGCTCCGGCCGGCCTCACGGTCGCCGGCATCATCGCCCTCGTCGCTCTCGTCGGCGCGGCGATCGGTGCCATCGGGTCGCTCCGGGTCGCGTTGCGCTCGCTCGCCGACAAGGTGCACGACGACGTGTTCTGGATCTGGGTGATCGTGCGCAACCTGGTCCTGGCCATCGCGATCGGCGGTGGATTCGTGCTGTCGGCCGGCGCCACCGTCGTCGGCACGTCCTTCGTCGGTGCGGCGCTGAACTGGGTCGGCATCAGCCACGGCCCCTTCGCCGACTTCGCCACCCGCTCCGTCTCCATCATCGTGGTGTTCCTGCTCGACGTGGCCATCGTGGCACTCGCGTTCGTCTCCCTCAGCGGCGTCAAAGCACACCCCGCCTCGCTCTGGTCGGGCGCCGTCATCGGCGCGATCGGCCTGACGGTGCTGCAGCAGCTCTCCTCCCTCTTCGTCGCCGGCGCCGGCTCGAATCCGCTCCTCGCCTCGTTCGCTTCGCTCATCGCCCTGCTGCTGTGGCTGAACCTCTCGGCGCAGGTCATCCTCCTCGCATCCACCTGGATCATCGTGAGCGAACGTCAGCGGGTCGACCGCGTCCGCGAGCGCTTCGGATCCCCGACGTTCGCGCTGAGGCGGGTGCGCCAGGCAGAGGATGCCGTGCGCGTGGCCACCGAAGAGCTCGAGCACGCACGCGCCGACGCCCAGCGCGAGAAGCTCGCCGCGCAGAAGCGCGAGGCGAAAGAGGCCACGGGCGACGACACCCCGGCCGACCAGGAGCGCGTCCCGGAGAGGGCCGACCGCCCATGA
- a CDS encoding NAD(P)H-hydrate epimerase, translating to MTRRVPTYTAEQVRAAERPLLAAGVPLMRRAAAALADVVRVELTTPETVVTMTGVLEPVIRETPVALRPRVLVLVGSGDNGGDALYAAAHLSRVADVDALLVSERFHVTALATAVAAGVRRIDLPEADDAVRHYAIVVDGILGIGASSDPSLRGTAREAVTAILDDLRRGGRMPRVIAVDIPSGLHPDTGEADDAVLAASVTVTFGAVKAGLVTGRGAELAGDIVLVDIGLGPALDSVEPAGEATVSRIVTAPTD from the coding sequence ATGACCCGGCGTGTTCCGACGTACACCGCCGAGCAGGTGCGTGCGGCGGAACGCCCCCTGCTCGCTGCCGGAGTCCCGCTCATGCGCCGCGCCGCCGCCGCCCTGGCCGACGTCGTGCGTGTGGAGCTCACCACGCCCGAGACCGTCGTCACGATGACCGGCGTCCTCGAACCCGTGATCCGCGAGACACCGGTCGCACTGCGGCCCCGCGTGCTCGTGCTCGTGGGCTCCGGCGACAACGGCGGCGACGCCCTCTACGCCGCCGCGCACCTCTCCCGCGTCGCCGACGTCGACGCGCTCCTCGTCTCCGAGCGCTTCCATGTCACCGCCCTCGCCACCGCGGTCGCCGCCGGCGTCCGCCGCATCGACCTCCCCGAAGCCGACGACGCTGTGCGCCACTACGCGATCGTGGTCGACGGGATCCTCGGCATCGGCGCCTCGAGCGATCCGTCCCTGCGCGGCACGGCGCGCGAGGCGGTCACGGCGATCCTCGACGACCTCCGCCGAGGGGGACGGATGCCGCGGGTCATCGCCGTCGACATCCCCAGCGGACTGCACCCCGACACCGGCGAGGCCGACGACGCCGTGCTCGCAGCATCCGTCACCGTCACGTTCGGAGCGGTGAAGGCCGGACTCGTCACCGGCCGCGGAGCGGAGCTCGCCGGCGACATCGTCCTCGTCGACATCGGTCTCGGTCCCGCACTGGATTCGGTCGAGCCCGCGGGCGAGGCGACCGTCTCCCGGATCGTGACGGCCCCGACCGACTGA
- a CDS encoding glutamine amidotransferase → MKPFVLLATRAEDVPADEEYALFLRYTGLSPEELIRVRLEAEAMPRLDLDALSGIFVGGGPFNASDPLDKKSPTQRRVEQEFGILLDEVVARDFPFLGACYGVGTLGAHQGAVIDRTYSESISVVPVTMTEAGASDPLLAAMPQTFDAFVGHKEAITRLPASATLLASSPTCPVQMFRVGENVYATQFHPELDLEGITTRIHAYAGYGYFAAHDLELTLAAVRRAAVSHPSRMLRTFVERYAR, encoded by the coding sequence GTGAAGCCGTTCGTCCTCCTCGCGACCCGTGCGGAGGACGTGCCCGCCGACGAGGAGTACGCGCTCTTCCTGCGGTACACCGGCCTCTCCCCAGAGGAGCTCATCCGGGTGCGACTCGAGGCCGAGGCGATGCCGCGGTTGGACCTCGACGCGCTGTCGGGCATCTTCGTGGGCGGCGGGCCGTTCAACGCGTCGGACCCGCTCGACAAGAAGTCGCCGACGCAGCGCAGGGTCGAGCAGGAGTTCGGCATCCTCCTCGACGAGGTCGTCGCGCGCGACTTCCCTTTCCTCGGCGCCTGCTACGGAGTCGGCACGCTCGGCGCCCACCAGGGCGCGGTCATCGACCGCACCTACTCCGAGTCGATCAGCGTCGTGCCCGTGACGATGACCGAGGCCGGAGCATCCGACCCCCTGCTCGCCGCGATGCCGCAGACGTTCGACGCGTTCGTCGGACACAAGGAGGCCATCACGCGGCTGCCCGCCTCGGCGACGCTGCTCGCCTCGTCTCCGACGTGCCCGGTGCAGATGTTCCGTGTGGGCGAGAACGTGTACGCGACGCAGTTCCATCCTGAGCTCGACCTCGAGGGCATCACGACGCGCATCCACGCCTACGCCGGCTACGGCTACTTCGCGGCCCACGATCTGGAGCTCACGCTGGCCGCCGTGCGCCGCGCCGCCGTCTCGCACCCGAGCCGCATGCTGCGCACCTTCGTCGAGCGCTACGCGCGCTGA
- the glgP gene encoding alpha-glucan family phosphorylase — MKAIRTFTVRPVLADSLAPLDRLASNWRWSWSRATHALFASMDPVLWDETGANPARMLGALGQERLDELARDEPFVARVREEDERLTAYLEGDRWFQQLEGDKPVHIAYFSPEFGVDGSLPQYSGGLGILAGDHLKSASDLGVPLTGVGLFYRAGYFRQSIGDDGWQRESYPLLDPYGLGLTLLRDREGAPIEIALDLPGDRRLHARVWVADIGRIPLLLLDSETPSNTDEMRRVTDRLYGGGGEHRLLQELLLGVGGVRAVRAWSELTGRPAPDVYHTNEGHAGFQGLERMSELITGDGLGFDEALAQVRAGTVFTTHTPVPAGIDRFPRDLIADFLSSALFQGLDAGRAISLGLETWEGGDQGVFNMAVLGLHLGQHANGVSVLHGEVSRGMFGMLWPGVDTDEVPITSITNGVHAPTWVHPALKAVSERAWGDAHTYTHDWTDRGIVTDAELWGVRQQMKGELVAEARRRVAASVSTGNGHTPSWVEDLLDPEVLTIGFARRVPTYKRLTLMLRDPERLTRLLTDPERPVQIVIGGKSHPADDSGKILIQQLVRFSRDPKVRGRIVFLPDYDITLAKDLYPGCDVWLNNPLRPLEACGTSGMKAALNGALNLSILDGWWDEWYDGENGWAIPTADTASNDEERDDAEAAALYDLIEHQLVPRFYEREGGIPLRWLAMVRHTMTELGKKATSDRMVRDYVERLYVPAAAHDLVLRANGFLEAKAVAAFVDRVREAWSRVSIASVDSSGIPAQAQAGDRLDVRADVRLDGLSPDDVAVELLYGTTNEDDALARDHSVYRLSPGASAADGATVFSGTLPLSVTGTFGYTVRVRPAHEQLVSPVELGLVTYAS, encoded by the coding sequence GTGAAGGCCATCCGCACGTTCACCGTCCGTCCCGTCCTCGCCGACTCCCTCGCCCCGCTCGACCGCCTCGCCTCGAACTGGCGCTGGTCGTGGAGCCGTGCGACGCACGCGCTGTTCGCCTCGATGGATCCCGTCCTGTGGGACGAGACCGGCGCGAACCCCGCACGGATGCTCGGCGCATTGGGCCAAGAACGCCTCGACGAGCTCGCCCGGGATGAGCCGTTCGTCGCCCGCGTGCGCGAGGAGGACGAGCGCCTCACCGCCTACCTCGAGGGCGACCGCTGGTTCCAGCAGCTCGAGGGCGACAAGCCGGTGCACATCGCCTACTTCTCCCCCGAGTTCGGCGTCGACGGCTCGCTCCCCCAGTACAGCGGCGGCCTCGGCATCCTCGCCGGCGACCACCTCAAGAGCGCGTCCGATCTGGGCGTGCCTCTCACCGGCGTCGGCCTCTTCTACCGCGCCGGGTACTTCCGCCAGTCGATCGGCGACGACGGGTGGCAGCGCGAGAGCTACCCGCTGCTCGACCCGTACGGTCTCGGCCTGACGCTGCTCCGGGACCGCGAGGGCGCCCCCATCGAGATCGCGCTCGACCTGCCCGGTGACCGCCGCCTGCACGCCCGCGTCTGGGTCGCCGACATCGGCCGCATCCCACTGCTGCTGCTCGACTCCGAGACGCCCTCGAACACCGACGAGATGCGCCGCGTCACCGACCGCCTGTACGGTGGCGGCGGCGAGCACCGCCTGCTGCAGGAACTGCTGCTCGGCGTCGGAGGCGTGCGCGCGGTGCGCGCATGGTCGGAGCTCACCGGCCGCCCTGCGCCCGACGTCTACCACACGAACGAGGGTCACGCCGGGTTCCAGGGCCTCGAGCGGATGTCGGAGCTGATCACCGGCGACGGCCTCGGCTTCGACGAGGCACTCGCGCAGGTGCGCGCGGGCACCGTCTTCACCACTCACACGCCGGTGCCCGCAGGCATCGACCGCTTCCCTCGCGACCTCATCGCCGACTTCCTCTCGAGCGCCCTGTTCCAGGGCCTCGACGCCGGCCGCGCGATCTCGCTCGGCCTCGAGACGTGGGAGGGCGGCGACCAGGGCGTCTTCAACATGGCCGTGCTCGGCCTGCACCTCGGCCAGCACGCGAACGGCGTCTCGGTGCTCCACGGCGAGGTCAGCCGCGGCATGTTCGGCATGCTGTGGCCGGGGGTCGACACCGACGAGGTGCCGATCACGTCGATCACGAACGGCGTGCACGCTCCGACGTGGGTGCACCCTGCCCTCAAGGCCGTCAGCGAGCGGGCGTGGGGCGACGCGCACACGTACACGCACGACTGGACCGATCGCGGAATCGTGACGGATGCTGAGCTCTGGGGCGTGCGTCAGCAGATGAAGGGCGAGCTCGTGGCGGAGGCGCGGCGGCGGGTGGCGGCATCCGTGTCCACCGGCAACGGTCACACGCCGTCGTGGGTGGAGGATCTGCTCGACCCGGAGGTGCTCACGATCGGCTTCGCGCGGCGCGTGCCGACCTACAAGCGGCTCACGCTCATGCTGCGCGACCCGGAGCGGCTGACGCGGCTGCTGACCGATCCCGAGCGCCCGGTGCAGATCGTGATCGGCGGCAAGTCGCACCCGGCCGACGACTCGGGCAAGATCCTCATCCAGCAGCTGGTGCGCTTCAGCCGCGACCCGAAGGTGCGCGGGCGCATCGTGTTCCTGCCGGACTACGACATCACGCTCGCCAAGGACCTCTACCCGGGCTGCGACGTATGGCTGAACAACCCCCTGCGCCCGCTCGAGGCCTGCGGCACGAGCGGCATGAAGGCCGCGCTCAACGGCGCGCTGAACCTGTCGATCCTCGACGGGTGGTGGGACGAGTGGTACGACGGCGAGAACGGCTGGGCGATCCCCACGGCCGACACCGCGTCGAACGACGAGGAGCGCGACGACGCCGAGGCGGCCGCCCTCTACGATCTCATCGAGCACCAGCTGGTGCCGCGCTTCTACGAGCGAGAGGGCGGGATTCCGCTCCGCTGGCTCGCCATGGTGCGCCACACCATGACCGAGCTCGGCAAGAAGGCGACGAGCGACCGCATGGTGCGCGACTACGTCGAGCGGCTCTACGTGCCGGCGGCGGCGCACGACCTGGTGCTCCGCGCGAACGGCTTCCTCGAGGCGAAGGCTGTCGCCGCGTTCGTCGACCGCGTCCGTGAGGCGTGGAGCCGCGTGTCCATCGCGAGCGTCGACAGCTCGGGCATCCCAGCGCAGGCCCAGGCCGGCGATCGGCTCGACGTGCGCGCCGACGTACGGCTCGACGGCCTCTCGCCCGACGACGTCGCTGTGGAGCTGCTCTACGGAACGACGAACGAGGACGACGCCCTGGCCCGCGACCACTCGGTGTACCGCCTCTCCCCCGGCGCGTCCGCGGCGGACGGCGCCACGGTGTTCAGCGGCACTCTCCCCCTCAGCGTGACCGGTACCTTCGGCTACACCGTCCGCGTCCGCCCCGCGCATGAGCAGCTCGTCTCGCCGGTGGAGCTCGGCCTCGTCACGTACGCCTCGTAG
- a CDS encoding CYTH domain-containing protein translates to MTTDRTAHAAGGDAAANGGTHTVEVELKFDVDESTPLPDWSALPGVAHVGDPEPRRLDATYLDSDDLALAHAGYAVRHRTGGPDEGWHIKGPRGADGGRVELHWPIGSVGEIPDAVADAVSKIARASALAPIARILNSRTAYALEDEHGGVVAEFVDDHVTATDERTGAERSWREWEFELGPAAPASADERAALLTAAEAAVRAAGGRAAASDSKLARTLGA, encoded by the coding sequence GTGACGACTGATCGCACTGCCCACGCGGCCGGCGGCGACGCCGCCGCGAACGGCGGCACGCACACCGTCGAGGTCGAGCTGAAGTTCGACGTCGACGAGTCGACGCCCCTGCCCGACTGGTCGGCGCTTCCCGGTGTGGCGCACGTCGGCGACCCTGAACCGCGCCGGCTCGACGCCACCTACCTCGACAGCGACGACCTCGCGCTCGCGCACGCGGGCTACGCGGTGCGCCACCGCACGGGTGGTCCCGACGAGGGCTGGCACATCAAGGGCCCGCGCGGCGCCGACGGCGGCCGGGTCGAGCTGCATTGGCCGATCGGATCGGTGGGCGAGATCCCGGATGCTGTCGCCGACGCGGTCTCGAAGATCGCGCGCGCATCGGCCTTGGCGCCGATCGCCCGGATCCTCAACAGCCGCACCGCGTACGCGCTGGAGGACGAGCACGGCGGTGTCGTCGCGGAGTTCGTGGACGACCACGTGACCGCGACGGACGAGCGCACCGGCGCGGAACGCTCCTGGCGCGAGTGGGAGTTCGAGCTCGGGCCTGCCGCCCCGGCCTCGGCCGACGAACGCGCTGCGCTGCTCACGGCCGCCGAAGCCGCGGTGCGCGCCGCCGGCGGCCGCGCCGCGGCATCCGATTCCAAGCTCGCCCGCACCCTCGGCGCGTGA